In Asanoa sp. WMMD1127, one genomic interval encodes:
- a CDS encoding ABC transporter substrate-binding protein has translation MAVSSRPRQALVLATTLALALSAAACSGDEGGDSGSGSSADCAAYDAYTGNDGTTVSIYASIRDAEADLLEESWKQFEDCTGITIEYEGSGEFEAQLPVRVDGGNAPDIAFIPQPGLLKRFADAGKLKEASADTKTMAEANYSKEWLDYATVGGKFYGAPMGSNVKSFVWYSPKLFAEKGWKVPTTWDEMMQLTDTIAAAGIKPWCAGIESGDATGWPATDWIEDVMLRDAGPEAYDQWVEHTIPFNDPKVVSAVDRVGKILKDPKYVNGGFGDVKSITSTSFQEGGTPILENKCGMYRMASFYANQWPEGTKVAEDGDTFAFYLPPVDPAKGKPVLGGGEFTVAFADRPEVQKVQTYLASAEAANNRAKLGNWVSANKKLEVSNVENPIDKLAVEILQDQSAVFRFDGSDLMPAAVGAGTFWKGMVDWINGKSTSEVLNQIEGSWPK, from the coding sequence ATGGCGGTCTCTTCCAGACCTCGCCAAGCCCTCGTGCTCGCCACCACCCTGGCGCTCGCACTCAGCGCGGCCGCGTGCAGCGGCGACGAAGGTGGCGACAGCGGCAGCGGCAGCTCGGCTGACTGCGCCGCCTACGACGCCTACACCGGCAACGACGGCACCACCGTTTCCATTTACGCATCCATCCGTGACGCCGAGGCCGACCTCCTCGAGGAGTCCTGGAAGCAGTTCGAGGACTGCACCGGCATCACCATCGAATACGAGGGCAGCGGCGAGTTCGAGGCGCAGCTGCCGGTGCGGGTCGACGGCGGCAACGCCCCCGACATCGCCTTCATCCCGCAGCCGGGCCTGCTCAAGCGCTTCGCCGACGCCGGCAAGCTCAAGGAGGCCTCGGCCGACACCAAGACGATGGCGGAGGCCAACTACTCCAAGGAGTGGCTGGACTACGCGACCGTCGGCGGCAAGTTCTACGGCGCTCCGATGGGCTCCAACGTCAAGTCCTTCGTGTGGTACTCGCCGAAGCTCTTCGCCGAGAAGGGCTGGAAGGTCCCGACCACCTGGGACGAGATGATGCAGCTGACCGACACCATCGCGGCGGCCGGCATCAAGCCCTGGTGCGCGGGCATCGAGTCCGGTGACGCGACCGGCTGGCCGGCCACCGACTGGATCGAGGACGTCATGCTCCGCGACGCCGGTCCCGAGGCCTACGACCAGTGGGTCGAGCACACGATCCCGTTCAACGACCCCAAGGTCGTGTCGGCGGTCGACCGGGTCGGCAAGATCCTGAAGGACCCGAAGTACGTCAACGGCGGCTTCGGTGACGTCAAGAGCATCACGTCGACCTCGTTCCAGGAGGGCGGCACGCCGATCCTCGAGAACAAGTGCGGCATGTACCGGATGGCGTCCTTCTACGCCAACCAGTGGCCCGAGGGCACCAAGGTGGCCGAGGACGGCGACACGTTCGCCTTCTACCTGCCGCCGGTCGACCCCGCCAAGGGCAAGCCGGTGCTCGGCGGTGGCGAGTTCACCGTCGCGTTCGCCGACCGCCCCGAGGTCCAGAAGGTGCAGACCTACCTGGCTTCCGCCGAGGCCGCCAACAACCGGGCCAAGCTCGGCAACTGGGTCTCGGCCAACAAGAAGCTCGAGGTCTCCAACGTCGAGAACCCGATCGACAAGCTGGCCGTGGAGATCCTCCAGGACCAGAGCGCCGTCTTCCGGTTCGACGGTTCCGACCTGATGCCCGCCGCCGTCGGCGCCGGGACGTTCTGGAAGGGCATGGTCGACTGGATCAACGGCAAGAGCACCAGCGAGGTGCTCAACCAGATCGAGGGCTCCTGGCCCAAGTAA
- a CDS encoding MHYT domain-containing protein gives MAEIHHFAHGAFNPVAAFLLSFIGCLLGLVCTARARATRQRGRRARWLVLAAIAIGGAGIWLMHFMAILGFAVPASPLRFDPYLTMSSLALSVLTVGGGLFIVGFGRRRTLRVLGGGVVTGLGVVAMHYTGMLAMRVYGTINYNPRLVLASVGVAVVAATVALWFTVTVGSWSRIAIASVVMALAVCGMHYTGMAAIQVRLHESGIHHVQGVNPMQLLVPIVLITSAALIGMAFSGLKAMTEEEFAAPPIPSPGGGRHGETPFTVALRPGGDTF, from the coding sequence GTGGCCGAGATTCATCACTTCGCACATGGCGCCTTCAACCCGGTGGCGGCGTTCCTGCTGTCGTTCATCGGCTGTCTGCTCGGGCTGGTCTGCACCGCCCGGGCGCGGGCGACCCGGCAGCGCGGCCGCCGGGCGCGCTGGCTCGTGCTCGCCGCGATCGCGATCGGCGGCGCCGGCATCTGGCTGATGCACTTCATGGCGATCCTCGGGTTCGCCGTGCCGGCCAGTCCGTTGCGCTTCGACCCCTACCTCACCATGTCCAGCCTGGCGCTGTCGGTGCTCACCGTCGGCGGCGGGCTGTTCATCGTCGGCTTCGGCCGGCGCCGGACCCTCCGGGTGCTCGGCGGTGGCGTGGTGACCGGCCTCGGCGTGGTCGCCATGCACTACACCGGCATGCTCGCCATGCGGGTCTACGGCACGATCAACTACAACCCGCGGCTGGTGCTCGCGTCGGTCGGCGTGGCCGTGGTGGCCGCGACCGTCGCCCTCTGGTTCACCGTCACCGTCGGCAGCTGGAGCCGCATCGCGATCGCCTCGGTCGTGATGGCGCTGGCCGTCTGCGGCATGCACTACACCGGCATGGCCGCGATCCAGGTCCGGCTGCACGAGTCGGGCATCCACCACGTCCAGGGCGTCAACCCGATGCAACTGCTCGTGCCCATCGTGCTCATCACCTCGGCGGCGCTGATCGGCATGGCGTTCAGCGGCCTCAAGGCGATGACCGAGGAGGAGTTCGCCGCTCCGCCCATCCCGTCGCCGGGCGGCGGCCGCCACGGCGAAACCCCGTTCACCGTCGCCCTGCGGCCTGGCGGCGACACGTTCTAG
- a CDS encoding nucleotidyltransferase family protein — translation MASHGDDSLLLTLKRVAAVLKQSEIPFALAGSFAVYAHGGHSSDHDVDFLIKEEDAERALAALVEAGFTAERPPEDWLVKVYDEDGHLVDLIHRPIESPVTDETFGDTVTRTVDAIQMPVVSATRLMEHKLLSFSQHYCDFARGLPLARSLREQIDWDRVRKETAQSPYAEAFLVLLDRLDVVPYPGYRRDS, via the coding sequence ATGGCTTCGCACGGGGACGATTCGCTGCTGCTGACCCTGAAGCGGGTCGCCGCCGTCCTCAAACAGTCCGAGATCCCGTTCGCGTTGGCCGGCAGCTTCGCCGTCTACGCGCACGGCGGCCACTCCAGCGACCACGACGTCGACTTCCTCATCAAGGAGGAGGACGCCGAGCGGGCCCTGGCGGCCCTCGTCGAGGCCGGCTTCACCGCCGAGCGGCCGCCGGAGGACTGGCTGGTCAAGGTCTACGACGAGGACGGTCACCTGGTCGACCTGATCCACCGGCCGATCGAGAGCCCGGTCACCGACGAGACGTTCGGCGACACCGTGACCCGCACGGTCGACGCCATCCAGATGCCGGTGGTCTCCGCGACCAGGTTGATGGAGCACAAGCTGCTCAGCTTCTCCCAGCACTACTGCGACTTCGCCCGGGGCCTGCCGCTGGCGCGGTCCCTGCGCGAGCAGATCGACTGGGACCGGGTGCGCAAGGAGACCGCGCAGTCGCCCTACGCGGAGGCGTTCCTGGTGCTGCTCGACCGGCTCGACGTCGTGCCGTACCCCGGCTACCGGAGGGACTCATGA
- a CDS encoding SDR family NAD(P)-dependent oxidoreductase, with protein sequence MTGRTVVVTGAHGGLGGAVVEEFVDAGWRVVAPVRTPMATARPEVVEVAADLTDPAAVKDAVDRAAADPDAPLRAVVNLVGGYGGGTLVHETPVEEVERLLALNVRPTFLVTQAALPHLLRDGGAVVCLAARAALAPFATGSAYALSKAAVLAFSNGVAADYKNRGVRSNTILPSVIDTPFNRREQPDADFSKWVAPAEIAPVIRFLASDESAPTSGAAIPVYGRA encoded by the coding sequence ATGACTGGTCGGACCGTGGTGGTGACGGGTGCGCACGGCGGGCTCGGCGGCGCCGTCGTCGAGGAGTTCGTCGACGCCGGCTGGCGGGTGGTCGCCCCGGTCCGCACCCCGATGGCCACCGCGCGGCCCGAGGTGGTCGAGGTGGCCGCCGACCTCACCGATCCCGCCGCCGTCAAGGACGCGGTCGACCGGGCCGCGGCCGACCCCGACGCGCCGCTGCGGGCGGTGGTCAACCTCGTCGGCGGCTACGGCGGCGGCACGCTCGTCCACGAGACGCCCGTCGAAGAGGTCGAGCGGCTGCTGGCGCTCAACGTCCGGCCCACTTTCCTGGTCACCCAGGCCGCCCTGCCGCACCTGCTGCGCGACGGCGGCGCGGTGGTCTGCCTCGCCGCCCGGGCCGCCCTGGCGCCGTTCGCCACCGGCAGCGCGTACGCCCTGTCCAAGGCGGCCGTCCTGGCGTTCTCCAACGGGGTCGCGGCCGACTACAAGAACCGCGGGGTGCGCAGCAACACGATTCTGCCCAGCGTGATCGACACCCCGTTCAACCGCCGCGAGCAGCCTGACGCCGACTTCAGCAAGTGGGTCGCGCCGGCCGAGATCGCCCCGGTGATCAGGTTCCTGGCGAGCGACGAGTCGGCGCCGACGAGCGGGGCGGCGATTCCGGTCTACGGGCGGGCGTGA
- a CDS encoding NAD-dependent epimerase/dehydratase family protein, translating to MRLLVLGGTVFLGRAVARRAQAAGHDVTCLARGESGGTIEGVRFVTGDRDEPDGLSAVDGETFDAVVDVTLRPSHARNAAAALAGRVGHYSFVSTCNVYPDDATPGQRADTAKLHDPAPPEVDNPRDGQMDMYGPCKVACENAIRDGIGAERVFICRAGLIVGPEDRSDRFPYWVARMRRGGEVLAPGAPDESVQFVDVDDLAEWLLLAGVTGLAGAYDGMGLPMSRERFLTELRDALAPAGTTLTWVDQDFLVEHDVRPWSGERALPLWLPLPEYGGFLTRDTTRSVEAGLAARPIAETALRTAHWMESAPDQVKAGGLTVDDEAAVLRDWHARSGGGAHDG from the coding sequence ATGCGACTACTCGTACTCGGTGGAACTGTCTTCCTCGGCCGCGCCGTGGCCCGGCGCGCCCAGGCCGCCGGCCACGACGTGACCTGTCTGGCCCGTGGCGAGTCCGGCGGCACGATCGAGGGGGTGCGGTTCGTGACCGGCGACCGCGACGAGCCCGACGGTCTGTCCGCTGTGGACGGTGAAACCTTCGACGCCGTGGTCGACGTCACGCTGCGGCCCAGCCACGCCCGCAACGCGGCCGCCGCACTGGCCGGCCGCGTCGGCCACTACTCGTTCGTGTCGACGTGCAACGTCTATCCGGACGACGCGACGCCGGGCCAGCGCGCCGACACCGCCAAGCTGCACGACCCGGCCCCGCCGGAGGTCGACAACCCGCGCGACGGCCAGATGGACATGTACGGGCCGTGCAAGGTGGCCTGCGAGAACGCGATCCGCGACGGGATCGGCGCCGAGCGGGTGTTCATCTGCCGGGCCGGGCTGATCGTGGGGCCCGAGGACCGCAGCGACCGGTTCCCCTACTGGGTGGCTCGGATGCGCCGGGGCGGCGAGGTGCTGGCGCCGGGCGCGCCGGACGAGTCGGTGCAGTTCGTCGACGTCGACGACCTGGCCGAGTGGCTGCTGCTGGCCGGCGTCACGGGGCTCGCCGGCGCGTACGACGGGATGGGTCTGCCCATGTCCCGTGAGCGGTTCCTGACCGAGCTGCGGGACGCGCTCGCGCCCGCCGGCACGACGCTCACCTGGGTCGACCAGGATTTCCTGGTGGAGCACGACGTGCGGCCGTGGTCGGGCGAGCGGGCACTGCCGCTCTGGCTGCCGTTGCCCGAATACGGCGGCTTCCTGACCAGGGACACGACCCGCTCGGTGGAGGCCGGTCTGGCGGCGCGTCCGATTGCCGAGACCGCCCTGCGTACCGCCCACTGGATGGAGTCCGCGCCCGACCAGGTGAAGGCGGGCGGACTGACCGTCGACGACGAAGCGGCCGTGCTGCGCGACTGGCACGCCAGGTCGGGCGGAGGCGCACACGACGGGTAG
- a CDS encoding carbohydrate ABC transporter permease — protein sequence MTTTTPVLAGEATAETQPRTAAGRVRKRLNSRTATIVSIVIALLWTVPTFGLLLSSFRPEDEIKQTGWWTFFSDPQLTFQNYSDVLFGRSSSSGQLANYFVNSLVITIPSVLFPIAFAALAAYALSWINFRGRDWLYIAVFALQIVPLQMALVPLLSFFSRGVSLGGITILPAWDLDNEAKFIQVWFAHTCFALPFAVFLLHNFISQLPGELMEAARVDGAGHSKIFRSVVLPLITPALASLAIFQFLWVWNDLLVALIFAGGGRQTAPLTVRLAELAGTRGGEWQRLTAGAFVSIVIPIIVFLSLQRYFVRGLLTGSVKG from the coding sequence ATGACAACCACCACCCCCGTGCTCGCCGGCGAGGCCACCGCCGAGACCCAGCCCCGCACCGCGGCCGGGCGGGTGCGCAAGCGCCTCAACAGCCGCACCGCCACGATCGTCTCGATCGTCATCGCGCTGCTCTGGACGGTGCCGACGTTCGGGCTGCTGCTCTCCTCGTTCCGGCCGGAAGACGAGATCAAGCAGACCGGCTGGTGGACGTTCTTCAGCGACCCGCAGCTGACGTTCCAGAACTACAGCGACGTCCTCTTCGGACGGTCGTCGTCCTCCGGGCAGCTCGCCAACTACTTCGTGAACTCGCTGGTCATCACGATCCCGTCGGTGCTGTTCCCGATCGCGTTCGCCGCGCTGGCCGCGTACGCCCTGTCGTGGATCAACTTCCGCGGCCGGGACTGGCTCTACATCGCGGTCTTCGCGTTGCAGATCGTGCCGCTGCAGATGGCCCTCGTGCCGCTGCTGAGCTTCTTCTCCCGCGGCGTCTCGCTGGGCGGCATCACCATCCTGCCGGCCTGGGACCTCGACAACGAGGCGAAGTTCATCCAGGTCTGGTTCGCGCACACCTGCTTCGCGCTGCCGTTCGCGGTGTTCCTGCTGCACAACTTCATCTCGCAGCTGCCCGGCGAGCTGATGGAGGCGGCCCGGGTCGACGGCGCCGGCCACTCGAAGATCTTCCGGAGTGTGGTGCTGCCGCTGATCACGCCGGCGCTGGCCTCGCTGGCGATCTTCCAGTTCCTCTGGGTCTGGAACGACCTGCTGGTCGCGCTGATCTTCGCGGGTGGCGGGCGACAAACGGCGCCACTGACCGTACGGCTGGCGGAGCTGGCCGGCACGAGAGGCGGCGAGTGGCAACGGCTGACGGCGGGCGCGTTCGTGTCCATCGTCATCCCGATCATCGTGTTCCTGTCGCTGCAGCGCTACTTCGTCCGGGGGCTGTTGACCGGCAGCGTCAAGGGCTGA
- a CDS encoding GPGG-motif small membrane protein, translated as MDLLLWILAVILVVAGIFALFRRQLLWGIVLIIVGLLVGPGGVSIFN; from the coding sequence ATGGACCTACTGCTTTGGATCCTCGCCGTGATCCTCGTCGTCGCCGGCATCTTCGCGCTGTTCCGGCGTCAGCTCCTCTGGGGCATCGTGCTCATCATCGTCGGCCTGCTGGTCGGCCCCGGCGGCGTCAGCATCTTCAATTGA
- a CDS encoding MurR/RpiR family transcriptional regulator — protein MAKTAKVSAMPEPGLIVQISGLLPALSPAEQRVARLVVADPADAARRTITDLATAAETSEATVIRFCRSVGLEGYPQLRIRLAAEAARRVEPVDARVVGGDIPPGADLTQIIATIAFNDARAVEETAQQLDPEVCEAVVEALNSASRIEIYGAGASGFVASDFQQKLHRIGRTAYYWPDVHSALTSAALLGKGDVAMGISHTGTTGDVLDVLEEARSRGATTVALTNFPRSPIADVADHVLTTAARETTYRAGATASRLAQLTVVDCLFVGVAARNRVKARKALEVTAEAVRSRRVARRRG, from the coding sequence GTGGCGAAGACAGCGAAGGTTTCTGCGATGCCCGAGCCGGGCCTGATCGTGCAGATCAGTGGCCTGCTCCCGGCGCTGTCTCCCGCCGAGCAGCGGGTCGCCCGGCTGGTGGTGGCCGACCCGGCCGACGCGGCCCGGCGCACCATCACCGACCTGGCGACCGCCGCCGAGACCTCCGAGGCGACCGTCATCCGGTTCTGCCGGTCCGTCGGCCTCGAAGGCTACCCCCAGCTGCGGATCCGCCTCGCCGCTGAAGCCGCCCGGCGGGTCGAGCCGGTCGACGCCCGGGTGGTCGGCGGCGACATCCCGCCCGGCGCCGACCTCACGCAGATCATCGCCACGATCGCGTTCAACGACGCCCGAGCCGTCGAGGAGACCGCGCAGCAACTCGACCCCGAGGTCTGCGAGGCCGTCGTCGAGGCGCTCAACTCGGCGAGCCGCATCGAGATCTACGGCGCCGGCGCGAGCGGCTTCGTCGCCTCCGACTTCCAGCAGAAGCTGCACCGGATCGGCCGCACCGCCTACTACTGGCCCGACGTGCACTCCGCGCTCACCTCGGCGGCCCTGCTCGGCAAGGGCGACGTGGCGATGGGCATCTCGCACACCGGCACCACCGGCGACGTGCTCGACGTGCTGGAGGAGGCCCGTTCCCGGGGCGCCACGACGGTCGCGCTGACCAACTTCCCGCGGTCGCCGATCGCCGACGTCGCCGACCACGTGCTGACCACGGCCGCCCGGGAGACGACCTACCGCGCCGGCGCCACCGCCAGCCGGCTGGCCCAGCTCACCGTCGTCGACTGTCTCTTCGTCGGCGTCGCCGCCCGCAACAGAGTCAAGGCCAGAAAGGCACTGGAGGTCACCGCGGAGGCGGTGCGGTCCCGCCGGGTCGCGCGGCGGCGCGGGTGA
- a CDS encoding dTMP kinase — protein sequence MAGDGRPVAGARLRTVALVGIDGSGKTTQANRLAMVLGDAGVPAVYRQNAGGRAWFGHLARRLGRADGPALFGRVGMLWVESVLRWLAIARTTLRSAFARDIAVMDRHAVDQYVSIRAHAGGRGEWLARLAYALFPAPDVTVLLAVDPRDAYRRIEARGTDHESLAYLSAADAAFRSLPESPRFLVVDAGGAPDEVTTAVLAALRPWLPPVHLPPDLDPDGPVTPARRPESPPRSSAPTRRSPGT from the coding sequence ATGGCGGGTGATGGCAGGCCGGTGGCCGGCGCGCGGCTGCGCACGGTGGCGCTGGTCGGCATCGACGGTTCCGGCAAGACCACCCAGGCCAACCGGCTCGCGATGGTGCTCGGCGACGCGGGTGTGCCGGCCGTCTACCGCCAGAACGCCGGCGGCCGGGCCTGGTTCGGCCACCTCGCGCGGCGGCTCGGGCGGGCCGACGGGCCGGCGCTCTTCGGCCGCGTCGGGATGCTCTGGGTCGAGTCGGTGCTGCGCTGGCTGGCGATCGCCCGCACCACCCTGCGCTCCGCCTTCGCCCGCGACATCGCGGTGATGGACCGGCACGCCGTCGACCAGTACGTGAGCATCCGGGCGCACGCGGGTGGCCGGGGCGAGTGGCTGGCCCGGCTGGCCTACGCGCTGTTTCCCGCGCCGGACGTGACCGTGCTGCTGGCCGTCGACCCGCGCGACGCGTACCGCCGGATCGAGGCCCGCGGCACCGACCACGAGAGCCTGGCCTATCTGAGCGCCGCCGACGCCGCCTTCCGGTCGCTGCCCGAGTCGCCGCGGTTCCTGGTCGTCGACGCGGGTGGCGCGCCCGACGAGGTGACCACCGCCGTGTTGGCCGCGCTGCGGCCGTGGCTGCCGCCGGTGCACCTGCCGCCGGACCTGGACCCCGACGGGCCGGTCACGCCCGCCCGTAGACCGGAATCGCCGCCCCGCTCGTCGGCGCCGACTCGTCGCTCGCCAGGAACCTGA
- a CDS encoding sugar ABC transporter permease yields the protein MEFEDFAPKLTMLLYGVIGFVVVVGGLLLLLDVVPNYFARRREAALVAASVSGTSAPTGRGVRKHREGMLGLAFLLPALLLLLIGLVIPAIRTIILSLFNGDSTAFVGLRNYTWIFQENDIVRVLLNTAAWVVLVPLLATSVGLLYAVMVDRARFEAVAKSLIFLPMAISFVGAGIIWRFVYAYRGEGDQIGLLNWLWVTVGGTPQQWLNNPPFNTFLLIVVMVWIQAGFAMVILSAAIKAIPSDIVEAARLDGVTPWQMFWRVTLPSIRPALIVVVVTITIATMKIFDIVRTMTNGNFDTNVVALEMYNQAFRYQQNGQGSALAVFLFILVIPIVIFQIRNLRRQREG from the coding sequence ATGGAGTTCGAAGACTTCGCGCCGAAGCTGACGATGTTGTTGTACGGCGTGATCGGGTTCGTGGTGGTGGTCGGTGGACTGCTGCTGCTGCTCGACGTCGTGCCCAACTACTTCGCGCGGCGCCGCGAGGCCGCCCTCGTCGCGGCCTCCGTCAGCGGGACGTCCGCGCCCACCGGCCGGGGCGTCCGCAAGCACCGTGAGGGGATGCTGGGCCTCGCCTTCCTGCTCCCGGCCCTCCTGCTGCTGCTGATCGGCCTGGTCATCCCGGCGATCCGCACGATCATCCTGTCGCTGTTCAACGGCGACAGCACCGCGTTCGTCGGGCTGCGCAACTACACCTGGATCTTCCAGGAGAACGACATCGTCCGCGTGCTGCTCAACACCGCCGCCTGGGTGGTGCTGGTGCCGCTGCTGGCCACCTCGGTCGGCCTGCTCTACGCGGTGATGGTCGACCGGGCCCGGTTCGAGGCGGTCGCCAAGTCGCTGATCTTCCTGCCGATGGCCATCTCGTTCGTGGGCGCCGGCATCATCTGGCGCTTCGTCTACGCGTACCGCGGCGAGGGCGACCAGATCGGCCTGCTGAACTGGCTCTGGGTCACGGTCGGCGGCACACCGCAGCAGTGGCTCAACAACCCGCCGTTCAACACGTTCCTGCTGATCGTCGTCATGGTCTGGATCCAGGCCGGGTTCGCGATGGTCATCCTGTCCGCGGCCATCAAGGCGATCCCCTCCGACATCGTCGAGGCCGCCCGCCTCGACGGCGTGACGCCGTGGCAGATGTTCTGGCGGGTCACGCTGCCGAGCATCCGGCCCGCCCTGATCGTCGTGGTCGTCACGATCACGATCGCCACGATGAAGATCTTCGACATCGTCCGGACGATGACCAACGGCAACTTCGACACCAACGTCGTCGCGCTCGAGATGTACAACCAGGCCTTCCGCTACCAGCAGAACGGGCAGGGCTCGGCGCTCGCCGTCTTCCTGTTCATCCTGGTCATCCCGATCGTCATCTTCCAGATCCGCAACCTGCGCCGTCAGCGGGAGGGCTGA
- a CDS encoding metallophosphoesterase, with product MIRIAAVGDVHIDRDVLGRFRPALEELPDRADVLLLAGDLTRHGTEAEAKCVATEFGGLGVPVIAVLGNHDHHCDEVPGVLSALTDAGITVLEGDSTVVDVDGVRLGVAGVKGFGGGFAGRCASEFGEPEMKAFVRTTGAVAERLGAALRDLECDVRVALTHYAPVPDTLAGEPLEIYPFLGSYLLGQAIDSAPTALAIHGHAHHGTERGRTPGGVRVRNVAHPVIKQAYSVFNLAAESVSPSAASGI from the coding sequence GTGATCAGGATCGCTGCCGTCGGCGACGTGCACATCGACCGGGACGTGCTGGGCCGGTTCCGGCCGGCGCTGGAGGAGCTGCCCGACCGGGCCGACGTGCTGCTGCTCGCCGGCGACCTGACCCGGCACGGCACCGAGGCGGAGGCCAAGTGCGTGGCCACCGAGTTCGGCGGGCTGGGCGTACCCGTGATCGCCGTGCTCGGCAACCACGACCACCACTGCGACGAGGTGCCGGGCGTGCTGTCCGCCCTGACGGACGCCGGCATCACGGTGTTGGAGGGCGACAGCACGGTGGTCGACGTCGACGGGGTGCGGCTGGGCGTGGCCGGCGTCAAGGGGTTCGGCGGCGGCTTCGCCGGCCGCTGCGCCAGCGAGTTCGGCGAGCCCGAGATGAAGGCCTTCGTGCGCACGACGGGCGCGGTCGCCGAGCGGCTCGGCGCGGCGCTGCGCGACCTGGAGTGCGACGTGCGGGTGGCGCTGACCCACTACGCCCCGGTGCCGGACACGCTCGCCGGCGAACCGCTGGAGATCTATCCGTTCCTCGGGTCCTACCTGCTCGGCCAGGCGATCGACTCGGCGCCGACCGCGCTGGCGATCCACGGGCACGCGCACCACGGCACCGAGCGCGGGCGCACGCCGGGCGGTGTCCGGGTGCGCAACGTCGCCCATCCCGTCATCAAACAGGCGTACAGCGTGTTCAACCTCGCGGCGGAAAGCGTTTCCCCGTCGGCGGCATCGGGTATTTGA
- a CDS encoding BON domain-containing protein: MNDYTEAEVQRALAEDLGVAEQGITVVRSDAGLVLCGEVESPRRREEIVRLVRERFPGIDIAADIGVTRAAAPTEAEELA, encoded by the coding sequence ATGAACGACTACACGGAGGCCGAGGTGCAGCGCGCCCTGGCCGAGGATCTCGGCGTGGCCGAGCAGGGCATCACGGTCGTCCGCTCGGACGCCGGCCTGGTGCTCTGCGGCGAGGTGGAGAGCCCGCGGCGGCGGGAGGAGATCGTGCGCCTCGTGCGGGAACGGTTCCCGGGCATCGACATCGCGGCCGACATCGGGGTGACCCGGGCGGCCGCGCCGACCGAGGCGGAGGAGCTCGCGTGA
- a CDS encoding LacI family DNA-binding transcriptional regulator, protein MTRIDDVARLAGVSTATVSRALRGLPTVSQTTRERVLEAAAQLGYIASPSASRLAGGKTRAVAVVVPRITPWFFSTVVEAAEERLHRSGYDLLLFNLGGSEHARQRLLYTSTLHKRVDALMLVATPLAGADFAAVAKLALPGVTVSAGTPVPGWPSVRIDDLETACTATDHLISLGHRRIAHISGDSTDELAISTHLDRRLGYQRRMRAHGIEPDPALDVEATFTIAGGGRATAELLRRGEPPTAIFAASDEMAMGAIAALRSAGLRVPDDVSVIGVDDHDVSGVVGLTTVAQPAAAQGRIAAETLLGPLRGTDSGYGDRSVVLPTRLVVRDSTAPPRAH, encoded by the coding sequence GTGACGAGGATCGACGACGTGGCCCGGCTGGCGGGCGTCTCCACCGCCACCGTGTCCCGGGCGCTGCGCGGCCTGCCGACGGTCTCGCAGACGACCCGGGAGCGGGTGCTGGAGGCGGCCGCCCAGCTGGGTTACATCGCCTCGCCCAGCGCCTCCCGGCTGGCCGGTGGCAAGACCCGGGCGGTGGCGGTGGTCGTACCCCGGATCACGCCGTGGTTCTTCAGCACCGTGGTGGAGGCCGCCGAGGAACGGCTGCACCGGTCCGGCTACGACCTGCTGCTGTTCAACCTCGGCGGCAGCGAGCACGCCCGGCAGCGCCTGCTCTACACGAGCACGCTGCACAAGCGGGTCGACGCGCTGATGCTGGTCGCGACGCCGCTGGCCGGGGCCGACTTCGCCGCGGTGGCCAAGCTGGCCCTGCCGGGCGTGACGGTCAGCGCGGGCACCCCGGTGCCCGGCTGGCCCAGCGTGCGGATCGACGACCTGGAGACCGCCTGCACGGCCACCGACCATCTGATCTCGCTGGGGCACCGGCGCATCGCCCACATCTCCGGTGACTCCACCGACGAGCTGGCCATCTCGACCCACCTGGACCGCCGGCTGGGCTACCAGCGGCGGATGCGGGCGCACGGCATCGAACCCGACCCGGCCCTCGACGTCGAGGCGACGTTCACCATCGCCGGGGGCGGTCGGGCCACCGCCGAGCTCCTCCGCCGGGGCGAGCCGCCCACGGCGATCTTCGCCGCGTCAGACGAGATGGCGATGGGCGCGATCGCGGCGCTGCGCTCGGCCGGCCTGCGGGTGCCCGACGACGTCAGCGTGATCGGGGTCGACGACCACGACGTCTCAGGTGTGGTCGGGCTCACCACGGTGGCCCAGCCGGCGGCCGCACAGGGCCGGATCGCCGCGGAAACCCTGCTCGGGCCGCTGCGCGGCACGGACAGCGGCTATGGTGACCGGTCCGTGGTGCTGCCCACCCGGCTGGTCGTCCGTGATTCGACGGCGCCACCGCGGGCACACTAG